The DNA region AGTGGAAAGGAGAGAAATTTGAAATGTAATTACTAACTCTCTTGgtttttaaacaaatattaaaaCTCTTTTAGTTGTAGGACCATTTCCaaacctgggctaaaagccaaattaccccccccaaacactctccaacctatgttaaaattttaggctaaatgacAAATtttatttctgggccaaatacccccccccagctttccccccgggctaaatgccaaatgtttatcggaatttaattttttttagattaaaatgttcataaaattaatttacaataatctacatatttatttaaaaaaaattgatttaagaaaaaaaattagcctaagttcattctttaataattccgggctaaaattttagggcagAATGGTtgaagcagaaaagatgtttttgggctaaaagccaaattttccgggctaaaaaatttggcttttagcccaagggttggagatggtctaagggttgtaatgcGCATTAACCCTTCTCTTAACACGAACTCTGGATCTACATTTAAACCAGAATTTGGTTTCAACTATGAATGgtcattttttacttttttttttcccgaaAATAACATCTTCACTCTGACTAATTTCGATAAAATCGAATCACTCTCATCTAACTTTTAGGTGATTATCTAACTTAAATTGGAACTCTTCTATATATTTGCCTATTTATACTTCCACAGGTTTGACATGCAAACACCATCTCGCATCTTTCACTCGATCGATCAAATCACTTATATTTCTCACTGGAGATTCTAATTTAGCGAAGATGGTGAAGGGAGGAGTTGCTGtgtttttccttctcttttgcgTATTATTGACACAATGTTTGGCTGCTTCCGATTCCACAGCTCCTGCAGCACCCCAAACACCCGCATCCCCAAAGTACTCACGGTGGAACCCTGATCCTAAGCTTGTAAAGTGCCTTGGAGCTTACCACACTACCTCCGCAACTTGTTACCATGAGATTTCCGTATCTTACTGGACTCGCAAAGTCGCCATTCAAGAAGATTGCTGCAAGGCCATTGTAGAAATGGACGACGATTGCGCCAACTACGTTTTCTACAAGTTCCACAACTGCTTCTTCCAAGCTCTGTTAAAGAATCATTGCTTCAGCAAAGCTTCACCTTCACCTTCACCggcacccacaaaagcttaaaatCCATCTCTAGTTGATTAGCTAGCTAGGTTTAGAGTACAAAAAAATAGCTCAAAGCAAACAAGtactctttttattttctccattCGTTTAGGGTCTCCAGCATTCTTCTTCGGGGCATGTTTAAATAGATAGTGGAACCTTAGATAtcttaaattaaaatatttttttaatagtaatttctttttttattatgtgCTAGGTTATGCTCTTCACGCTTGCATCTGCTTTTTTTATAACCACGAAATGAAATGttataattatatatgcatGTCTGGCATATAAGTACCTGCcaacaatttaacttttctatttAGTTTTGTGTTGGTACccttttttcaattcatttcgTGACACGTACCCTAATAAGATGTAACCAGGGATAATAATATCCTAGTTTTATTATATTATGTCCTTGAAGCGAATATTAACACCCTCCTATGACAAGAACAGCAATTCAAAGGATTGTATAATTGATATCAGCACTCCATTAAATTGTACACCGAGCTCATGTTCGGTCGTCGGAATTGTCATGCCGTAGCATTGAATAGCTTGTGGCTGTTAAAATCATTTTCGAAGCCAAGTAACAATCGACTTTTAATATCAATTGTGTGCCAAAGAATTCTTCTTACGAAACAAAGCTATTGTATAGCATCTCTAAGAGATGTATGTTGTGCTACATAAAGAAAATTGGTATTTCGAATTAGCAAATGAGAGCGTGAGGTTTTGTTGTATTAATGCTGAAAACAGAATTCACGAGATCACAATCAAAAcaataattcaaattaattcAAGTCATTCAGTACTTGTAGCATTTAATGTTATGTAGATCGGAAGAATTTTCTGAGATAGACCTATTAAATGAAAGTTTTTAAGTGTGCTACTTTCCTACAATTTTTGGGTTGTGCTACTTTTCtctttgtgttggtttgggctGCATTCTCTCAAGCCCACTTCTCCTTAGGCTATCTCActttaaaaaaaaccaaacgtCTAGGTCTTTTGGGCGTCTTCCTTATCTGTACGCATTCCTCGCAATCGCATGCCTTTTTTACCACGGCGGCGAACGCCTTTCGGGATTGTCACCTTTTCATGACTGCGCCTAGAGCGTTTCGGTGATGACTTTCCACAAGGCGTGCGATCGCATGCCTTTCAAAACGCTGCTCATaatcatggtctaaaatatccataatatcctgatattttcatcgaaattttcgtatttttggattaccgatatttttttggattaccgatatttccgatatcatcgatattttagaccttcactcatgtatcttaccatgcaatgtataaagtgtaaaatattgtactaattcattatatataaatgattatggtgtgtttaaacttatttcattaattattacatattttctacattcacaatatttgccagctcgctatataatcaacttaaatcagttatatttatcatgcaatgcatttccttccaattttttgtgataaactaatagataattgactaaataacaacctgcaaagtttcaataaaaattttcaagtttttcttacaatttccgtggtttttattcaatttttatcgatatcgataatatcccgatatttccatcgaaatttctgtgtttttggactaccgatattttttatatcatcgatattttgtACCTTGCTCATAACATAGCTGTATCCCAAAGGCAATTTTAGAATAAGTATGAAGTACATAGCGTCAAACTAACTGCAATTGTATAGGGATATAATgcttgtcaatatatatatatatatatagtaacaTAGAGATGTGCAGTActagtcttaaaaaaaaaaggataaagtaCAAAAACTTCCTCAACTATTAGTGTCACAACATTTTCAtgcctcatcttttaaaattgacaatgtaaTACAtaatcttacgaatttgtgtcaaTGTTAGACCTCCGTCAAATTTTCTGTTAAATACTGACGTGGCTTAAGATGGCCTCCACTCCTTAGTCCaactggattaaaaaataattaaatattaaaaattaaaaattaaattatttttttatattaaattgtgGGATCCACGCCTCTTTCTcgcctctctctcctctctctctgggCAACCCTTCCCTCCCATCCCCCAACCTTCCCCCTTCCCCCTTTCGTCTTTCCCAAACCCAGATCCTATCCTGCTCCAGTCTTCTCTGCGCCAATCACTACCGCCACTCTCCATTTGACCTCCCATCCCCAAAATCCCAGAAAcccttctctcatctttctctttctctctctcctctctctcactctcgcctctctctctcttctctctctctaggcAACCCTTCCCACCCATCCCCCTAACCTTCCCCCTCTCGTCTTCCCTAACCCAAACACCCCAAACCCAGATCCCATGAGGAAGATCGATGCTTTCAAGAACGAGCTTCCTCTCTGCATGTTCCTATTGAATGATGGTTCGTTTTTGTTTCCcctggaaaaaataaaattcaagctTTGATTTCAAGTACATATTTTCCTGGCTTTTCACAGCTTTTTGAAATATTTCGAGATATGGGTTTTGGATTTCTGATGATTTCGATTGATGGGTATCcagaaattatttattttaattcgaTTTCAGATATGGGTTTTTGGTGTCaattggttttggatgatgggtTTTGTATGGTGGTAGTGATCGGTGCAGAGAAGACGGAAGCAGCAGGGGAGGTCGAAGCGGCGGATCAGTGGCAAAAAAGTCAAAGAGGGGAAGAGAGGTCGCGGGGAACGgcgatggtgtagaatggagaTGAGAAAGAAAACAGATAAGTGTCTGGAGATGGAGAAGACGCCTCTGGTTGTTTTGACTAGGGATGTGACCGCCGCCTCAGGTTGTTCTGTTTGGGGATGTTGCAGCGGCTGCGAGTAAGGTAAGGATTTTGACACTGAAGGCGTCACGCTGGAGGCGGAGGTGGAAGAGTTGGGTGAGGGTTTTGTTAAGTGCCATGGCGTCGATGTGGTGTAACTGTACGGAGAGAGAGTTTGGGGTTGTGGCAATGGCGGAAGAGGAGGATTGTGGGGCTGTTTGGttacatatttaaatttggtGAGGGTGATGAATTTGTAGgggaaaaaaatattaaatagaaatattatttaattttttaatattttaattattttttaatctagTTGGACTAAGGAGTGGAGTCCATCTTAAGCACGTCAgtatttaacagaaaaattaacagaaaaactgacgaaGGTCTGACATtaacacaaattcgtaagatgaggtatgatattgtcaattttaaaagatgaggtatgaaagtgtcatgacaccaatagttgaggtagttttttgtactttactaaaaaaaaaaagaaaaaaaaaaaaactagcatGTGACTTTGTCACGGCAGTCCATCctttttggattggaaagaccGGAAGACTCCAGAAAAATTTCAGCATCCCCTTACCACTATTTTGTGATTCACCAACGCCAGGAATCGAATCCAGAACGCACCTCGTCGAATGCAGGCTTGAAATTCATTCCCAATCACTGAATTTGTCCTTGGTGGTTGATGTGCAATACTAGTCTACTACATGCTTCTATTAGATAAAATCAAATTCTTGTTctcttttaatttataattatcCAACTCTAATATACTTTTTTCTTTGACAATTGAAAGCTCATACAGAGTGTCGCTATGAGAATTGACAGGTGACAACACTGAAATTTTGTTGGGATTAATACAGTTGAAGCATAATCCCAACGTGCCAAAAGTTCATAGAGTTAATAACAATCTCTAACAAGAATCCTATTTATAAACTAGAGTCTGATTTTAACTAtggatgatgatttttttacatataATCCTAAAAGATAATGAGCTCATAATAATCTTCAGGCTTTACTAAACGGATTTGGACAATGAGTCATGTTCTCTTGAGGTTGGGGGTGATCAAGAACTTATGATGGCCTATTTTTAGACTTGATATAAGTAGAGGATAAATAGATATTTATCAATGTTTTAGTCTTAATCTTTGATATCAAATCTAAAGGGATCGATAAGTAATTATGCATTTCTTAGAACATTTTTAGTTTTTCTAAATTACTACATGCTATATAATATGTGAGTATATAGTAGTATACAGTAAATTAGAAGAGTGAATTAATTCAAACTATTAGATCAACTGAAGTCTTGTTGATCTAATTCtcttttaattgataattactGTCAAATTAGAAAAACCTAATTCAAAAAGGTTTCTTATTGGTTTATTGTTTAAACACTTTGAGTTTGTAATCACCTATGCATGATGGTTTACTTACTTTTATATTAATCCTCATCAGTCGACTAATTTAGATAAAATCAAATCAATCTCATCTAAATCTAGAGTGATTATCTAACTTAAATTCCAACTCTTCTATATGcatgcctatatatacttcCATACATTTCACAATCATTCACTCACATCTTTCACTCGATCAAATCACTTACTCGATTACTTATTATATTTCTCACTTGCGATTCTAATTTGGCAGAGATGATGACGAGAGGAGTTGCTGtgtttttccttctcttttgctTAAGCATTGACACAATGTTTGGCTGCTTCCGATTCCACATCTCCCGTAGCACCCAAAACACCTGCATCCCCAAAGTACTCGTGGTGGAACCGTAATCCTAAGCTTGTATAGTGTCTTGGAGCTGACCACACTGCTTCTGCAACTTGTTACCATGAGATTTGCGTATCTTACTGGACTCGCAAAGTCGCCATTCAAGAAGATTGCTGCAAGTCCATTGTTGAAATGGACGACGATTGCGCCAACTATGTCTTCTACAAGTTCCACAACGATTTCTTCCAAGCTTTGTTAAAGAACCATTGCTCCAGCAAAGCTTCACCTTCACCGGCACCCCCAAAAGCTAATTAAGATCCATGTCTAGTTTAATCTTAGATTAGCTAGCTAGatttaaagtactaaaatagtTCAAAATAAATTACTCTTTTATTTTCCCCTATTCGTTGTTATCAGTTAGGGTTTGCTCCAGCATCATGTTTACTTAGCCAGATTTGGAAATTTCTTAAATTATAATCTTATTTTTCTCCTCGagttatttttttgtttctacGTGACTGGTTTATGATCTGATATACGCTACCATCTGCTTGCTTCATAACCAAGAAATTGATTGTCTATGGATGCCACTGCTTTTAGCCATGCATGTTCGGCATATGCGTACATGCCACAATTTAACTTTTATATTTACCTttgtgtttgtattatttaaatttgaatATTCTTAATTAGACTACTCTTCGTAATGCCAGTTAATTGTATGAtaaaatctcaactttcttcgaGCAACTTCTCCATTGAATCAAGAATTTAGTTTGTTAATCTATCCATTGTATATGTGGGGTGTAGAAAAATTTTGCTTCGCAAAATAGTGTTTACTTATGGCTTTTGGATTGaattcaaaaaaattcaaaaaacatgCATAAATAAGATGGCCACTTGAATGGTTTGTTTAAATTGATTAGGATAATTGggaggatatatatatattttttttttttgaacaaacgatattatctacactaatgttgttcaaattcgtctttgacgaaATTCAAAGCTAAGACCTCTTACATACTATATGCGAGAATATAGTAGTGTATAGTAGATGGCCACTTGTTTAGAGAATAGAAGCTGGTTGAATTATTTAGCCATTATTTAGCAATCAAATTGAACATGATCGACCGAAACTACCGGGAGCATCAGAGTGCACGCCCGGAAAGGGGAGAAAAGCTACAAAATCCGCAGAAGATGATGTGCAACAAAAACTCAACCACATCAACTGCAAAATAGGGAATGAGAAAGGAGAAAAATCAACAACTTTTAAAAAATTGGGTCGAAATTCCCAACAGGATTCCCTAAGACGTTCATTTTTTATACACATTTTTCTTTACCCCGACCCGCCCGaagaaaaagaaactaaaaCTCCCGCAAATCATCCGAAACCCATGAATCTTATAAGAAACTATATGTCAAAAAGCTAAAAAGAAAGTGggtaaaaagagagaagaataaAACTAATGGTGTCTGGTGTTGGAGCTCCGGATCGTCACACCGTGCAAAAATTTTGTATATCCAAGGAAATTGAGCTTTCCGTCTGCGCTTCTGATCCAATCTCGGAGGATATTGTAGGCAGAAGGGCCGAGATTTAATTCCTGCAGAAACCGTTACAGTTAAAATAAGAAATGCAGCAAAAAATCTGCTGTAAAAGGAAAGGATACAAGATTTCCGTGAAAACGAGAGGGGCATGGTTGGTCATACTCTTGCCAGTTCTTCAATTGATATGACTCGGTTACCCTCCTGTTCAAAATGCTCAAAAGCGGTACGGGCTATCTGCTCCCACCCTTCAAGGGCCTCCAATTGATGGGTACTGATTGCGGCTGCACAAAATTCTTCGAAGTTCATTGTTCTATAAGCAAGCGGTTCCATCTGAAATCAATTTTAACAGGGAATTGAGAAACTGATAATTGCTGACCTCAAATACCATGGGATAAAAAAGGTTTAAGTGTCAGATAAATTAAGCCTGCACATGCTAAAGTTACGGTAGCCTGCACATGCTAGCAAACTTCAACTAACACAATCCGAAAGCAAGAGCAGAATATAAAATAAGCCTTACCGCATTTGGGATATCAACAACCTTTGACTCTTTCATCGCTTCAGTTGAATTTCTCTGTAGAGCCTGCAAAGTTTAATTTCCTCACCATAAGCCCCTCTTCAAAATATACATTGCCTGGAAACTCAAATTAAAAGAATTAGGAGCAGGAGATAACCATTTTGAAATTACGAAGAGAAACACGCTCATCTTTATCTGGTTCCAATAGCATGAATTGGGCTCTTAGATATATCAGCTCTTCCTCCGTCAAAGCTTTGGAAAGAGACTGCAGTCACGTCATGAAAAAACAGAAACATATCTTTAATGCAGAATATATTGGGCTCCATGAAAAGCGAAAGAAATGGCAGATTATTGATCACACAGCTTAGACACAGGAAACAGGAGAAAAAAAGAGGAACAAATTACGTAATTTACCAGGATTTAGCTAAATGGAGAAATTGATACGAAATTAGAATGTCTCTATGAACCATCACACTGCCTATTTTGTAAAGGGTTCAAGAGAAAAGCTAGACGTTTTTACCTTTTCGTCTCACTTCCATTAGACATCAGAACCAAAAAGTGGAAACTGAGATAGcaatttaataattttctttCTCCACTAATTAACAAAACAAAGGTTGATTTTTCTGTTCACTTTGCCAATTAAGTTTCTTAAAAAGTAGACATTGATTACATAGAAGTATCTTCCCATGTAACAAAGATATCTCAATATTGACATTTTATAAGCATCATTTTCAAGGATGCCATAGGGTGAAGGTGATGATATATTATACAGTTGAAGATACATTCTTTGAGACCCAAAACGAAAAGGAAACAGCTTAATCATCAAGTAAAACCAAGAGATGAAGCTTTGACATTTAAGAGCAGACACAGCCAAGCTATATGTAATATGAATAATTAGGTCGTACCCAGtccacaaggctcccgctttacgcagggtctgggagaggtgaatgtcggctagccttacccccatttatggagaggctgctcccaagtctcgaactcgagacctaccgctcatgggcgaggGCACTTGCCATTGCACCAAATGCGATATCGAAAATTTCTAATAGTGAAAAAAGAAATGGGGTGAAGGTTGAAACAGTCATATTTGGAAATGGTAACAATACCTTAAGTGCTGCACGTTTGAACGGCGTAGCATGGAGATATGATTTGACTAATTTATATATCAATATATCTAGAGGAAGAGGACGACTGTCATCTCGCAACCATGGGTGAGCTGCAATTATGTGTCATTATTAGCTTTGAATAACAAATAGAAAATATCACTTATCATCACTATCAAATAAAAATGCCAAATTCAAATAGTATTCaatttaaagtcacttttgctTAAAAAGAATATTCGGTATCAAACTAACAATAATTGTAGTTATATTGCAGGATATGTTTGGGATGATTCTATAACCACACTTTTTGCGAAAATGATGAACACATGTATTTCAGCATTATGTGTCATTATTAGCTTTGAATAACAAATAGAAAATATCACTTATCATCACTATCAAATAACAATGCCAAATTCAAATAGTATTCaatttaaagtcacttttgctTAAAAAGAATATTCGGTATCAAACTAACAATAATTGTAGTTATATTGCAGGATATGTTTGGGATGATTCTATAACCACACTTTTTGCGAAAATGATGAACACATGTATTTCAGCATACGACACAATATAGATGGATGCAGTCCAAATATGATGGAGCAACCAAATGGAAACCTCCCACCCGCTACCCTGAAATCAATAAGTTATTTAGATTGTGGGAGAGAAACACAAAGACCACCCAAACAAGATTAAGAGCAAAGCATATCATTTAAAACTGTCCACCAATTTTTTATCTCCTGGGTAATACTTTAGACAGCAATAGAAAGAAATTTGGCTTACACAAGGCTTGGACAGCAGTCATTCTTTTTCTGTAGTCCTTATTCAAAAGTCTTCTTACGAAGTCCTTGGCCTCTAGAGATATAGTAGGCCAGGGTAAATCATCGAAGCTAGGATCAGCTCTTAGCACTGCACGGAAAATTCCAGATTCGGTTCGTGCCCAGAAAGGTCGGCTTCCACATAGCAGGATATAGGTGATAACACCAATGCTCCATATATCTCCCTCAAGGCTATAAGATCTATGGAGGACTTCAGGCGCAACATAGTATGCACTTCCAACAATGTCATTAAGTCTTTCATCTGCACATAAACGCATATGTGGATAAATAATGAAGATAAAGTTTCCTCCTTTAATGTAATAAGTACAAACAAAGTAAGAATTAGATCTAGCAGTCAAAAGAGGGGAAACACCCATTGCATTTGGCTAGTTGAAAAAGGACTGCATGTTTTCCACTACAGTTCTTATCGTACATGATTTCTTTTTTGGTGCCTATGACCAAATTTAGTTTTTCTtggaaaaatgatgaacaaCTAAACGCTCTCTGTTTTCTTTCCAGGAGGGGTTAGATATGATATGTTGCACAGAATTATACTGGACTTGATACTACTGCATCCACAGATTTACCAGAATTAGATTGGACTTGTTGAAAACATTCAACAAGTTTCCAACAAATCCAAAAAATGGCGGACAAAACAGAACACTTCTAAGAAAGAATTCATTTCATACCCGATACAAATACAAAAACATGTATTTAACTTCAATTTCAACCAAATTAACCTTGAGTTGATAAAAATCATCAAACTTATCAAAAGCATACCCAGGTGCCAAGTCATTGTAAGGTGTTCCATTCAATTGAAACATCAAGTAGTCAAGAAAATTGAATGTTGTCCgtttcaaaaaggaaaaaaataactaaaaccAAGTGGTACTCTAACTGCAGCtctaatatatttactaaaacAAGGATAATATCCAACTTCAACTAACAAGAGAGTAGGGATGATCATCAATAGATACCTGGTCTGATAAAGTCAGAAAGACCAAAATTAAAACAAGGATAATATCCAACTTCAACTAACAAGAGAGTAGGGATGATCATCAATAGATACCTGGTCTGATAAAGTCAGAAAGACCAAAATCAATAAGCTTCATATCGGCATCTTCACTTCTAGAAGCGAAAAGGAAATTCTGTTAAAcaggaaagagaaaaaaatattcAGCACTATGTTTGGAGGTAGAACCAGATAAGAAGTCATAATTAACTTAAACACATAGGTTGACAATCAAAACCTCTGGTTTTAAGTCACGGTGCACAACGCCTTGAAGATGACAAAATGAAACAACACTTAAGATTTGCACAACTATGTGTTTTGCATCTTCCTCTGCATACTTTCCGCCTCTGCAGTTAAGGTGAGTTTGTCAACATACAATACACCTTTGGAACGAAATGAGTATTTCAACACTAGAAAAGAAATTACCTAGATAAAATTCTGTCAAGAAGTTCCCCCCCTTCACACAATCTGGTAAGAGAACACAAATCCACAGATGTCATACCAAAGGAGCACAAGACATGGCATATGATGCCTCAACCAGAAAAGTTTATATACTTCGTCATTCAACAATCATGCATGCAACTGACCGTCAAAATAAAAAGGATGAATAGAAAACAAGGTATACATACTCCATGACAATGTAAACATTATTGGCGTCTTCACATGCATCATAAAATTTTACAAGATGCTTATGCCCAGATAGAGCTTTCAATATCTTCACCTCTCTACGAACATCTTCAATTGATATAGCTGTCGTCATCTGCCAAATGAATTTGGTAAGAAACAAATACAAGGCATTAAATGGGTGTCATTATTCATAATATCTCATGCCATTACAGCTACAGAAATTTGAGACCCAAGGGAAAAAGGAAATAGAATATGAGGAAGGAtggcacatgtccaaatcatcggaGCATGGGCGTTATCATAGTTGCTATGTACTCACACACAGATCGTAGACCAGATTCATTTCCAGCTATAAATTACAACCTCAGACAAGAAATCATAACAGATCATAATGCTGTCCTaaaataaccaaatttgacATATGTGAGCAGATATCTGGCTGAATGAAAGGTCAATAAAATCTAGCTCCGAGGCAAGTTAAACACAAATAATTCAATTTGAAAAGTAAAATTGATTTTACCTCATAACAAATGTAAAACCTACAATGTACTACGCTTCATTCGACACCTAGGTGAATGACATTGAGGAGCAAACCAATGTGCATTTCCCTAGATTTGGCAAGTCATTTCAGAAACTTTTAACAATTCTTATTTGTGTTTTACACGAGAAATGATTTAAGATACGTGTAGAGTAAGAACTCTAGAAACGGTTACCAACAAACTTGTCATGTACCCCCTTTGTGAACTCAGATAATCACGTAATCATTACAGAAAGAGAATTATCGTGCATTAACGCAACCAAGAGACAGGGACACGTACATCTACCTTCTGCAGACATGTAGCAACATGTCCGCAGTGCAAGAAGCAGCGTAAGATTTAACGATCCCTGAGTTAAACACATCATTTTCATGCAGCATATCCCACATCATTGTGGGATACTGCGAACTAAACCACCGTATCTCGTTCATAAATTCTGCTTTACCATAACAATTCCCCTAAATGTGGTTTCTCTATCCACACCCATCCAATTTTTCTTCCCTAATTAAAATTCACATGCCACCACCAATGCACGAACCCGAAACAGGAATCCCATAAGAGATGGCATCCAATCCCTCTACATTTCCCATAATGGCTTGGCGATAATCGCTTAACTTCAACATAAATGTGTTAACTTTAGTACCCACTTCACTACATTTTCAATATAAACACAATCGGATTTCGAAAACAATCACTAAACAAGCAATTAAAAGGAATGCAGAATTGATATCAGAGCTCAATTGTACCTTGGCTTTCGAAATTATCTTAACAGCCACAGCCTGGTCCTTGTGCTCACCCTTCTTTCCCCTACCAGAGCAAGTATGACCAAAATGCCCTCGCCCCACCTCCTTCCCGAGCTCGTACTTAGCTCCGAAATTCTTCCCGTACCCGAAACTCTTGTCCAGCGACTGCTCCGGCTCCGCCCCACCCTCCTCCGGAATCGGACTCTCCTTCGGCTTCCCAAAACGCTTCGCTAGCGACGCCTTTATATGCTTAGCCGGAGACGGAGGCGCGAA from Malus domestica chromosome 01, GDT2T_hap1 includes:
- the LOC139187904 gene encoding uncharacterized protein translates to MVKGGVAVFFLLFCVLLTQCLAASDSTAPAAPQTPASPKYSRWNPDPKLVKCLGAYHTTSATCYHEISVSYWTRKVAIQEDCCKAIVEMDDDCANYVFYKFHNCFFQALLKNHCFSKASPSPSPAPTKA
- the LOC103421565 gene encoding CDPK-related kinase 3-like; this translates as MGQCYGKTIPTTENDPNTTTVTTITTSVHQRQTTPSQAGQNGAVSVKTTPARSSNPSPWPSPYPHGVSASPLPDGVSPSPARSSTPGRFFRRRFAPPSPAKHIKASLAKRFGKPKESPIPEEGGAEPEQSLDKSFGYGKNFGAKYELGKEVGRGHFGHTCSGRGKKGEHKDQAVAVKIISKAKMTTAISIEDVRREVKILKALSGHKHLVKFYDACEDANNVYIVMELCEGGELLDRILSRGGKYAEEDAKHIVVQILSVVSFCHLQGVVHRDLKPENFLFASRSEDADMKLIDFGLSDFIRPDERLNDIVGSAYYVAPEVLHRSYSLEGDIWSIGVITYILLCGSRPFWARTESGIFRAVLRADPSFDDLPWPTISLEAKDFVRRLLNKDYRKRMTAVQALSHPWLRDDSRPLPLDILIYKLVKSYLHATPFKRAALKSLSKALTEEELIYLRAQFMLLEPDKDERVSLRNFKMALQRNSTEAMKESKVVDIPNAMEPLAYRTMNFEEFCAAAISTHQLEALEGWEQIARTAFEHFEQEGNRVISIEELARELNLGPSAYNILRDWIRSADGKLNFLGYTKFLHGVTIRSSNTRHH